In Gemmatimonadota bacterium, a single genomic region encodes these proteins:
- a CDS encoding TolC family protein has protein sequence MNATRFLLTVCALGAATGASAQDTLSLGALQAAAVQRDPRAVQPELLRAASAQRLTTLDMERRPQLAFNGSASHQSDVTQIALKLPGASVPTPPKDRWQATLDLQQVVYDGGSIAARQSVERARLAESSAAVDAALYRLRGEVNGAFFSAYLLQERTREFDALLGDLEARLQLARARVVNGAALPRDTSAIVAEQLRAVLARDEAVSARRASIAVLERLTGRTIAEPSVFALPALALEVARSRDEGRVEALRARPEFAQFARTRERLEREAALTHVENRPRVLAFGQAGLGRPGLNQFRTDPDEFWQAGLRIEWRPWTWRSADRASESLRLQQRIVTTEERALADQLARAVESDLADMQRLQQALVSDARLVALRDDIERQARAQFTEGAITGAEYVETRTDVVEANLTLQRHRAELAQAEARYLTTLGLAPRSLQP, from the coding sequence GCGCCCAGGACACCCTCTCGCTCGGGGCGCTGCAGGCGGCCGCGGTGCAGCGCGACCCGCGCGCCGTGCAGCCCGAACTCCTGCGCGCCGCCAGTGCCCAGCGCCTCACGACGCTCGACATGGAGCGCCGCCCGCAGCTGGCCTTCAATGGAAGCGCGTCGCACCAGAGCGACGTGACGCAGATTGCCCTCAAGCTCCCGGGGGCGTCGGTGCCGACGCCACCCAAGGATCGCTGGCAGGCCACCCTCGACCTGCAGCAGGTGGTGTACGACGGTGGATCGATTGCCGCGCGCCAGTCAGTGGAGCGCGCGCGACTCGCCGAGTCGTCCGCCGCGGTCGATGCCGCGCTCTATCGCCTGCGTGGCGAGGTCAACGGCGCCTTCTTCTCGGCGTACCTCCTGCAGGAGCGCACGCGCGAGTTCGACGCGTTGCTCGGCGACCTCGAGGCCCGGTTGCAGCTGGCGCGAGCCCGCGTCGTGAACGGAGCCGCGCTTCCACGCGACACGTCGGCCATCGTGGCCGAGCAGTTGCGCGCCGTGCTGGCCCGCGACGAAGCGGTGTCGGCGCGGCGCGCGTCGATCGCCGTCCTCGAGCGCCTGACGGGACGCACCATCGCCGAACCGTCCGTCTTCGCGTTGCCGGCGCTGGCGCTCGAGGTGGCCCGCAGCCGCGACGAGGGACGCGTGGAGGCGCTGCGGGCCCGTCCCGAGTTTGCGCAGTTCGCCCGCACGCGTGAACGGCTCGAGCGTGAGGCCGCGCTGACACACGTCGAGAATCGCCCGCGTGTCCTCGCCTTCGGGCAGGCGGGGCTCGGTCGTCCGGGACTCAACCAGTTCCGCACCGATCCCGACGAGTTCTGGCAGGCGGGGCTCCGTATCGAGTGGCGCCCATGGACCTGGCGCAGCGCCGACCGCGCCTCCGAGTCGTTGCGGCTGCAACAGCGCATCGTGACCACCGAGGAGCGCGCGCTCGCCGACCAGTTGGCGCGCGCGGTCGAGAGTGATCTCGCCGACATGCAGCGGCTGCAACAGGCGCTGGTGAGCGATGCGCGCCTCGTCGCCCTGCGCGACGACATCGAACGCCAGGCACGCGCGCAGTTCACCGAGGGGGCGATCACCGGCGCCGAGTACGTCGAGACGCGCACGGATGTCGTCGAGGCGAACCTCACGTTGCAGCGGCACCGCGCCGAGCTGGCGCAGGCCGAAGCCCGCTATCTCACCACGTTGGGGCTCGCCCCGCGTTCACTCCAGCCGTAG
- a CDS encoding HlyD family efflux transporter periplasmic adaptor subunit, with protein MMVATLLSVAACRKESADAYGNFEATEVTVSAEASGRVLRLDVEEGARLAAAADVGLIDTTTLALQRAELLARRAAAQARVREVDANAATLETQRVIAERELARTRRLLAQQAATAQQGDRAERDAKVLGDQLQGAAATRSTVGKEVASIDAQVASIDERLRRSRVVAPGGGTVLARYVEPGEFVQLGTPLFKMAALDTLTLRAYLSGAQLAQVALGQSLTVRVDAGGDSLRTVQGRVTWIAATAEFTPTPIQTREERTVQVYAVKLAVPNVDGRLRIGMPAEVTLAAAAPATGASK; from the coding sequence ATGATGGTAGCGACCCTCCTCTCGGTCGCCGCCTGCCGCAAGGAGAGCGCCGACGCCTACGGCAACTTCGAGGCAACCGAGGTGACGGTGTCGGCCGAGGCGAGCGGGCGCGTCCTGCGGCTCGACGTGGAAGAAGGGGCGCGACTCGCCGCGGCCGCCGATGTCGGCCTCATCGACACCACGACGCTGGCGCTGCAGCGTGCCGAATTGCTCGCGCGGCGAGCGGCGGCGCAGGCGCGCGTGCGCGAGGTCGATGCCAACGCCGCGACGCTGGAGACGCAGCGGGTGATCGCCGAGCGCGAGCTGGCGCGCACGCGTCGGCTGCTGGCACAGCAGGCAGCGACCGCGCAGCAGGGCGATCGCGCGGAGCGCGACGCGAAGGTGCTGGGCGATCAGCTGCAAGGTGCGGCGGCCACCCGTTCGACCGTCGGGAAGGAGGTGGCCTCGATCGACGCGCAGGTGGCCTCGATCGACGAACGCCTGCGCCGCAGCCGCGTCGTGGCCCCCGGAGGCGGAACGGTGCTGGCCCGCTACGTGGAGCCCGGCGAGTTCGTGCAGCTCGGGACGCCACTGTTCAAGATGGCGGCGCTCGACACGCTGACGCTGCGGGCGTACCTGAGCGGGGCCCAGTTGGCGCAGGTGGCGCTCGGGCAGTCGCTGACGGTGCGCGTGGACGCGGGCGGCGACTCGCTCCGCACCGTGCAGGGACGCGTGACCTGGATTGCGGCCACCGCCGAGTTCACCCCCACGCCGATCCAGACGCGCGAGGAGCGCACGGTGCAGGTGTACGCGGTCAAGCTCGCCGTGCCTAACGTGGATGGGCGGCTGCGCATCGGGATGCCCGCCGAGGTGACGCTCGCCGCGGCGGCACCCGCAACCGGCGCCTCGAAATGA
- a CDS encoding ABC transporter ATP-binding protein — translation MSTGVQSPLVSGASRAGVAVAVRDFTKRFGDVTAVDGISFDIAPGELFGFIGPDGAGKTTLFRTMVTLLVPDAGRVEVLGRDVVGDLWALRSRVGYMPGRFSLYPDLSAMENLQFFASVFGTSVDEGMRIIEPIWRQLAPFANRRAGALSGGMKQKLALCCALVHAPEILFLDEPTTGVDAVSRREFWDLLDRLRGGGLTIVVSTPYMDEASRCDRVALMQKGRLLLVDAPGAIGEAYPRPIFSVRAAERLGTLGVLRRFPHAAAVWPFGEVVHYTDARPGMSNASIITEVEAFARAAGVEALEVRPIAAGIEDAFMWHMMAQERA, via the coding sequence ATGAGCACCGGGGTGCAGTCGCCGCTGGTGTCAGGTGCATCGCGCGCGGGGGTCGCCGTGGCGGTGCGCGATTTCACCAAGCGCTTCGGCGACGTGACGGCGGTGGACGGCATCTCGTTCGACATCGCGCCGGGAGAGCTGTTCGGCTTCATCGGCCCCGATGGGGCGGGGAAGACGACGCTCTTTCGCACGATGGTGACGCTGCTCGTCCCCGACGCCGGGCGCGTGGAGGTGCTCGGTCGCGATGTGGTGGGCGACCTGTGGGCGCTGCGGTCGCGCGTGGGCTACATGCCGGGACGTTTCTCGCTGTACCCCGACCTGAGCGCGATGGAGAACCTGCAGTTCTTCGCCTCGGTCTTCGGGACGAGCGTGGACGAGGGGATGCGGATCATCGAACCGATCTGGCGGCAACTGGCACCGTTCGCCAACCGCCGGGCGGGGGCGTTGTCCGGGGGGATGAAGCAGAAGCTCGCGTTATGCTGCGCCCTCGTGCACGCCCCCGAGATCCTCTTCCTCGACGAGCCCACGACCGGGGTGGACGCGGTGTCGCGGCGCGAGTTCTGGGACTTGCTGGACCGACTACGCGGCGGCGGCCTCACGATCGTCGTCTCGACGCCCTACATGGATGAAGCAAGTCGCTGCGATCGTGTGGCGCTGATGCAGAAGGGGCGCCTCCTCCTGGTCGACGCCCCCGGGGCGATCGGTGAGGCGTATCCGCGCCCCATCTTCTCCGTGCGTGCCGCCGAACGACTCGGGACGCTGGGGGTGCTGCGGCGCTTTCCGCATGCGGCGGCGGTGTGGCCCTTTGGGGAAGTGGTGCACTACACCGATGCGCGCCCCGGCATGTCGAACGCGTCGATCATCACCGAAGTCGAGGCATTCGCGCGCGCCGCGGGAGTCGAGGCGCTGGAGGTGCGGCCGATCGCGGCGGGAATCGAGGACGCCTTCATGTGGCACATGATGGCGCAGGAGCGGGCGTGA